Proteins encoded within one genomic window of Aspergillus nidulans FGSC A4 chromosome VII:
- a CDS encoding aldehyde dehydrogenase family protein (transcript_id=CADANIAT00008331) yields the protein MATAVSLTAPNGHKYEQPIGLFINNEFVASKSGEKFATVNPSDEEEITQVYAAGEEDIDIAVKAARKALKDPSWKLLTATDRGNLMLKLADLIDQNKETLAVIETWDNGKPYQVSLNDDLSEVVNTIRYCAGWADKIHGQTISTTPAKFAYTLRQPIGVVGQIIPWNFPLAMAAWKLGPALACGNTVVLKPAEQTPLSILYLAKFIKEAGFPPGVVNIVNGLGRVAGSALVTHPGVDKVAFTGSTMTGKEIMKMAAGTMKNVTLETGGKSPLLVFDDADLEQAAKWAHIGIMYNQGQVCTATSRILVHEKVHDEFIRLFREAVATTSKVGDPFSDDTFQGPQVTKAQYERVLSYIESGKQEGATLVDGGVPYKNVKDGKGFFIAPTIFTNVKDNMRIYREEVFGPFVAIARFSTEEEAIDRANDTTYGLGAAVFTKDIERAHRVASEIEAGMVWINSSNDSDFRVPFGGVKQSGIGRELGEAGLEAYTQIKAVHVNMGTKL from the exons ATGGCCACCGCTGTCAGCTTAACTGCCCCCAATGGGCACAAATACGAGCAGCCTATTGGTTTATTTATAAACAACGAGTTTGTTGCATCCAAGTCTGGCGAGAAATTTGCCACCGTCAATCCCAG tgatgaagaggaaatCACCCAAGTTTatgctgctggagaagaggacatCGATATCGCAGTCAAGGCAGCAAGAAAGGCCCTCAAAGATCCCTCATGGAAGCTTCTTACCGCAACAGACCGAGGCAATCTGATGCTCAAATTGGCGGACCTCATTGACCAGAACAAGGAAACCTTGGCCGTCATTGAAACATGGGACAACG GCAAGCCGTACCAGGTTTCCCTAAACGATGACCTCTCGGAGGTCGTTAACACAATTCGCTATTGTGCCGGATGGGCCGATAAGATCCACGGGCAGACCATTAGCACAACACCGGCCAAGTTTGCATACACCCTACGTCAACCTATTGGCGTTGTTGGCCAAATTATCCCATGGAATTTCCCCCTAGCTATGGCTGCATGGAAGCTGGGTCCTGCGTTGGCCTGCGGCAACACCGTTGTTCTaaagcctgcagagcagacTCCGCTTAGCATCTTGTACCTTGCCAAATTCATTAAGGAAGCCGGTTTTCCACCAGGTGTCGTCAACATTGTTAATGGCCTTGGTCGTGTGGCAGGATCTGCATTGGTTACCCATCCAGGCGTGGATAAGGTTGCCTTTACTGGCTCGACCATGACTGGTAAGGAAATCATGAAGATGGCTGCAGGAACCATGAAGAATGTGACTTTGGAAACTGGCGGCAAGTCACCTCTGCTTGTTTTTGACGATGCAGACCTCGAGCAGGCGGCCAAGTGGGCACATATCGGTATCATGTACAACCAAGGACAGGTCTGCACGGCTACGTCGCGTATTCTTGTTCACGAAAAGGTTCACGATGAATTTATCAGACTTTTCCGCGAGGCCGTGGCGACTACCAGCAAGGTTGGAGACCCATTCTCAGATGACACGTTCCAGGGCCCCCAGGTTACCAAAGCCCAATACGAGCGTGTTCTTTCTTACATCGAGAGCGGCAAGCAGGAGGGCGCCACCCTGGTCGACGGCGGTGTCCCATACAAGAACGTCAAGGACGGCAAGGGTTTCTTTATTGCGCCCACAATCTTCACAAACGTCAAGGACAACATGCGCATTTACCGCGAGGAAGTGTTCGGACCGTTCGTCGCCATTGCCAGATTCTCAactgaagaggaagccatCGACAGAGCCAACGACACAACCTATGGACTGGGAGCAGCCGTCTTCACGAAGGACATTGAGCGAGCCCACCGTGTTGCATCTGAAATTGAGGCTGGAATGGTGTGgatcaacagcagcaacgacagcgacTTCCGCGTGCCCTTTGGTGGTGTCAAGCAAAGCGGTATAGGGCGCGAACTCGGCGAAGCTGGCTTAGAGGCGTACACCCAAATCAAGGCTGTGCACGTCAATATGGGAACCAAGCTGTAA
- a CDS encoding SMP-30/gluconolactonase/LRE family protein (transcript_id=CADANIAT00008330), which produces MQRQMQLNGFWDPGRLAVSHPWNRICQIQGPTAAKDAFSDGFHRSDEIPFALSSSTVAPEIPAQGESEAAGYGTRGYMDLNVAYQKEYKSDVDSMKLGEVPTIIIKANDRLEWTKQPSPTTVLLLRLGNPEAGAVSPSHPVPAQARVSDQECLPSRSGRFLSKNELRFVDIWEQKLYALDLAKGPESLKVLDTSESIGMTANIANGNDSQKDHIVAAAKYGFALVNRNTGELSYIARPWDEPDLLRRMRFNDGAVDSKGRLWAGAMNDPKVQSLINEGVLFRLDPDLKLSRMVEQLTIPNGIGWNSANDTMYLTDSPTGKIFAFDFDESTGEISNRRVHFDTGEPKEPDGFAIDSEGCIWSAIYGGGKVIRIDTQGKVIGEISLPTRNITCPAFVGTELFITTAKDDKNDDKFPESIRYGGHLYKVDVGVRGQPRHEFRFSQ; this is translated from the exons ATGCAGAGGCAAATGCAGTTAAACGGCT TTTGGGATCCTGGCCGACTTGCCGTGTCACATCCATGGAACAGAATCTGTCAGATTCAGGGACCGACGGCAGCAAAGGACGCGTTTAGCGACGGTTTCCACCGGTCGGATGAAATCCCATTTGCtctcagctcctccactGTTGCTCCCGAAATTCCTGCACAGGGGGAAAGTGAGGCTGCTGGATACGGGA CTAGGGGGTACATGGATTTAAATGTAGCTTACCAAAAAGAGTACAAGAGTGACGTGGACTCGATGAAACTTGGGGAAGTCCCAACAATAATCATCAAGGCCAATGACCGGCTTGAGTGGACGAAGCAACCAAGTCCTACCACAGTCTTACTCTTGCGTCTTGGCAATCCGGA AGCGGGTGCTGTGTCACCATCTCACCCCGTTCCAGCTCAAGCGAGGGTCTCAGACCAAGAATGTCTTCCATCCAGAAGTGGACGGTTTCTGAG TAAGAATGAGCTTCGCTTCGTCGACATCTGGGAGCAGAAGCTGTACGCCCTGGACCTTGCTAAGGGCCCTGAGTCCTTGAAGGTGCTCGATACGTCCGAGTCCATTGG GATGACCGCGAATATTGCAAACGGTAACGATAGCCAGAAGGATCATATAGTCGCGGCCGCTAAGTATGGATTCGCCCTCGTGAACCGCAATACAGGCGAGCTGTCATACATCGCTCGCCCGTGGGATGAACCAGATCTGCTCAGAAG AATGCGCTTCAACGATGGGGCGGTCGACAGCAAGGGCCGTCTCTGGGCTGGAGCCATGAACGATCCCAAGGTCCAAAGTCTGATCAATGAAGGGGTGCTTTTCCGGCTAGATCCAGACCTGAAACTGAGTCGTATGGTTGAGCAGTTGACGATACCAAACGGTATTGGCTGGAACTCCGCCAACGATACGATGTATCTGACAGATTCCCCAACGGGGAAGATCTTCGCTTTCGACTTTGACGAGAGCACTGGAGAGATCAGTAACAGGAGAGTCCATTTCGACACTGGAGAGCCAAAAGAACCTGACGGGTTCGCCATCGACAGTGAAGGATGTATCTGGAGTGCAATCTACGGCGGGGGTAAGGTGATCCGCATCGATACCCAAGGCAAAGTTATTGGCGAGATCTCACTTCCCACCCGAAACATCACCTGTCCGGCTTTTGTGGGGACAGAACTATTCATCACCACGGCCAAGGACGACAAAAATGACGACAAGTTCCCGGAGTCGATTCGGTATGGAGGGCATCTCTACAAAGTTGATGTGGGAGTCCGAGGACAACCAAGACATGAGTTTCGCTTCAGTCAATGA
- a CDS encoding uncharacterized protein (transcript_id=CADANIAT00008328): MDADLAVANNTNRWPGARKPLSAAGQSCEPRTTRFVFLGLSVGAMLSLLCSMMVHSQYCTFTPLDVILYRQTSLTAHDHPIDLAVSSVAVVDLAALKPYPPRPGFDPVWPVYSLPPPLPLVLTSPSYSSHPLRSRQYHSLSDYHLAQSVPGSLSRAPLHESPSTLSEREGAPPCPGLPLQRSTESNAEHMSKNPPVSAPSPTGAHSRESRGSLERKRRHTNDEFSPTTECRDAVRPRPLSWHPSAPVEPPLQPSQHRPIGVSSILNQPATETPDIRTATGDSGHEGPGERLSVDPPSHSRFPSSSSIHLPSPSINPANPTVLSPAITNRQGISPVSPSARFVGAAGYFPAKSGLGQPPLAQQLPRLHTVAPSSPLPMTDTSNPPPVSGHHHQTSTNSTSTYTSHRASTNHTPTPGSKEASPTTPASVLSQIGRSSPGISATTAPHSASVYMNTPMYTAVDPITRLPIVVAGQRASGIEAPPGMIPCYVDHKPGSSTQAEKRKANSNASRRFRDRKRNEMQMEQKITAQQDEIRKLTETVQKQADELRVAVEQRDFYRSERDYFRDQASRFGQIPARPISPKLLRPASEATGGSDDKAEETTTDSSSHQRTPGPIAPAPMSGADWSGPLPYPSGPTEPQTRPMASTPAAWDRTT, encoded by the exons ATGGATGCAGACCTGGCTGTTGCAAATAACACAAA TCGATGGCCTGGAGCGAGGAAGCCGTTGAGCGCTGCTGGGCAGTCTTGCGAGCCCCGTACAACACGT TTTGTTTTTTTGGGTCTTTCAGTCGGAGCCATGCTCTCTCTTCTATGCTCGATGATGGTTCATAGCCAATACTGTACCTTCACACCGCTGGATGTGATCCTCTACAGGCAAACTTCCCTAACGGCTCACGATCATCCTATCGACTTAGCTGTCTCTAGTGTAGCTGTTGTAGACCTCGCTGCTCTTAAACCATACCCTCCCCGTCCTGGCTTCGACCCCGTTTGGCCTGTATACTCTTTAccacctcctcttcctct CGTGTTGACGTCCCCTTCTTATTCTTCTCATCCGTTACGTTCACGCCAATATCATTCGCTGTCTGACTACCACCTTGCCCAATCCGTTCCCGGCTCCCTCTCTCGTGCTCCTCTCCACGAGTCTCCATCGACTCTTTCGGAGCGAGAGGGGGCCCCGCCATGCCCTGGACTTCCTCTACAGCGCTCTACTGAAAGCAACGCGGAGCATATGTCGAAGAACCCTCCGGTCTCAGCTCCTTCGCCAACCGGTGCACATTCGCGTGAGAGCCGCGGCTCGCTCGAACGGAAGAGACGCCATACAAATGATGAATTCTCTCCCACCACTGAGTGCCGTGATGCCGTGCGTCCTCGGCCGCTTTCCTGGCATCCGTCTGCGCCTGTAGAGCCACCGTTGCAGCCATCACAGCATCGCCCCATAGGAGTCAGCTCGATCCTGAATCAGCCTGCAACGGAAACACCTGACATCCGGACGGCTACTGGAGACAGCGGCCACGAGGGCCCTGGGGAGAGACTGTCGGTAGACCCGCCGTCTCATTCTCGGtttccctcttcttcatcaatccATCTACCGTCTCCGTCCATAAACCCAGCAAACCCTACAGTCTTGTCACCTGCGATAACAAACCGCCAGGGCATCTCGCCTGTTTCGCCGTCAGCTCGATTCGTTGGGGCTGCAGGGTACTTTCCTGCGAAGTCAGGTCTAGGACAGCCTCCGCTGGCTCAGCAACTGCCTCGATTACATACTGTAGCCCCCAGCTCGCCTTTACCGATGACGGACACCAGCAATCCCCCGCCTGTGTCTGGCCATCACCACCAGACTTCCACAAACTCGACATCAACGTATACTAGTCATCGAGCCAGCACAAACCACACCCCGACTCCCGGCTCAAAGGAGGCGAGCCCAACAACACCCGCATCCGTCCTCAGTCAAATAGGGAGATCATCACCGGGTATTTCGGCGACGACTGCACCCCACTCAGCTTCAGTATACATGAACACTCCCATGTACACGGCAGTCGATCCCATCACCCGATTACCGATAGTTGTGGCTGGTCAGAGGGCTTCCGGGATTGAGGCTCCTCCAGGCATGATACCTTGCTATGTTGACCACAAACCCGGTTCCTCAACTCAAGCCGAAAAGCGTAAGGCAAATAGCAATGCGTCGAGGAGATTCCGTGACAGGAAACGAAACGAGATGCAGATGGAGCAGAAAATCACTGCACAGCAGGATGAGATCCGGAAGCTAACGGAGACGGTTCAGAAGCAGGCTGATGAGCTGCGCGTGGCCGTGGAACAGCGAGATTTCTACCGCTCTGAGAGAGATTACTTCCGAGACCAAGCATCTCGCTTTGGTCAGATTCCTGCCCGGCCGATATCGCCTAAACTGTTACGGCCCGCCTCTGAGGCAACTGGTGGGTCGGacgacaaggctgaagaaacaacgaccgactcctcctcccaccaacGTACACCAGGGCCTATCGCGCCCGCACCGATGTCGGGAGCGGACTGGTCCGGCCCATTACCTTACCCATCAGGGCCGACCGAGCCACAAACAAGACCGATGGCTTCGACGCCGGCAGCGTGGGATCGCACTACATAG
- a CDS encoding uncharacterized protein (transcript_id=CADANIAT00008329) — protein MPDDSRLSSVNSGDLPYRESLSSQNASGLVVRISFEIRWATHDGASTNLTSWWNLHTVRVQRLAGPILQYALWCFPVACKSINSGLSGLVKDGKNGLHSDHGERLGYKLQRRIIVPLRLPACLEETREDKEPVVQGFSCAVRSRRVGVS, from the exons ATGCCTGACGATAGTAGGCTGAGTTCTGTCAACAGTGGAGACCTACCATACAGAGAGAGTCTATCTTCGCAAAATGCTTCAGG ACTTGTGGTCCGCATCTCGTTCGAGATCCGATGGGCGACGCACGACGGTGCATCGACGAATCTGACG TCATGGTGGAACCTGCACACCGTACGCGTGCAGAGACTGGCCGGCCCGATCCTTCAATATGCTCTGTGGTG TTTCCCCGTAGCGTGCAAATCCATAAATTCGGGATTATCGGGCCTCGTGAAAGACGGTAAGAACGGCCTCCACTCCGACCATGGGGAACGGTTAGGCTACAAACTGCAACGACGGATTATTGTTCCGCTCCGTTTGCCTGCCTGTCTTgaagagaccagagaagacaaaga GCCTGTAGTTCAAGGCTTTTCATGCGCTGTCCGCTCGCGACGAGTCGGTGTGTCTTGA
- a CDS encoding acid phosphatase phyB (transcript_id=CADANIAT00008327), giving the protein MAFFTVALSLYYLLSRVSTQAPVVQNHSCNTADGGYQCFPNVSHVWGQYSPYFSIEQESAISEDVPHGCEVTFVQVLSRHGARYPTESKSKAYSGLIEAIQKNATSFWGQYAFLESYNYTLGADDLTIFGENQMVDSGAKFYRRYKNLARKNTPFIRASGSDRVVASAEKFINGFRKAQLHDHGSKRATPVVNVIIPEIDGFNNTLDHSTCVSFENDERADEIEANFTAIMGPPIRKRLENDLPGIKLTNENVIYLMDMCSFDTMARTAHGTELSPFCAIFTEKEWLQYDYLQSLSKYYGYGAGSPLGPAQGIGFTNELIARLTQSPVQDNTSTNHTLDSNPATFPLDRKLYADFSHDNSMISIFFAMGLYNGTQPLSMDSVESIQEMDGYAASWTVPFGARAYFELMQCEKKEPLVRVLVNDRVVPLHGCAVDKFGRCTLDDWVEGLNFARSGGNWKTCFTL; this is encoded by the exons ATGGCTTTTTTCACGGTCGCTCTTTCGCTTTATTACTTGCTATCGAG AGTCTCTACTCAGGCCCCAGTGGTCCAGAATCATTCATGCAATACGGCGGACGGTGGATATCAATGCTTCCCCAATGTCTCTCATGTTTGGGGTCAGTACTCGCCGTACTTCTCCATCGAGCAGGAGTCAGCTATCTCTGAGGACGTGCCTCATGGCTGTGAGGTTACCTTTGTGCAGGTGCTCTCGCGGCATGGGGCTAGGTATCCGACAGAGTCGAAGAGTAAGGCGTACTCGGGGTTGATTGAAGCAATCCAGAAGAATGCTACCTCTTTTTGGGGACAGTATGCTTTTCTGGAGAGTTATAACTATACCCTCGGCGCGGATGACTTGACTATCTTCGGCGAGAACCAGATGGTTGATTCGGGTGCCAAGTTCTACCGACGGTATAAGAATCTCGCCAGGAAAAATACTCCTTTTATCCGTGCATCAGGGTCTGACCGTGTCGTTGCGTCTGCGGAGAAGTTCATTAATGGATTTCGCAAGGCTCAGCTCCACGACCATGGCTCCAAACGTGCTACGCCAGTTGTCAATGTGATTATCCCTGAAATCGATGGGTTTAACAACACCCTGGACCATAGCACGTGCGTATCTTTTGAGAATGATGAGCGGGCGGATGAAATTGAAGCCAATTTCACGGCAATTATGGGACCTCCGATCCGCAAACGTCTGGAAAATGACCTCCCTGGCATCAAACTTACAAACGAGAATGTAATATATTTGATGGATATGTGCTCTTTCGACACCATGGCGCGCACCGCCCACGGAACCGAGCTGTCTCCATTTTGTGCCATCTTCACTGAAAAGGAGTGGCTGCAGTACGACTACCTTCAATCTCTATCAAAGTACTACGGCTACGGTGCCGGAAGCCCCCTTGGCCCAGCTCAGGGAATTGGCTTCACCAACGAGCTGATTGCCCGACTAACGCAATCGCCCGTCCAGGACAACACAAGCACCAACCACACTCTAGACTCGAACCCAGCCACATTTCCGCTCGACAGGAAGCTCTACGCCGACTTCTCCCACGACAATAGCATGATATCGATATTCTTCGCCATGGGTCTGTACAACGGCACCCAGCCGCTGTCAATGGATTCCGTGGAGTCGATCCAGGAGATGGACGGTTACGCGGCGTCTTGGACTGTTCCGTTTGGTGCGAGGGCTTACTTTGAGCTCATGCAGtgcgagaagaaggagccGCTTGTGCGGGTATTAGTGAATGATCGCGTTGTTCCTCTTCATGGCTGCGCAGTTGACAAGTTTGGACGGTGCACTTTGGACGATTGGGTAGAGGGCTTGAATTTTGCAAGGAGCGGCGGGAACTGGAAGACTTGTTTTACCCTATAA